The Ammospiza caudacuta isolate bAmmCau1 chromosome 17, bAmmCau1.pri, whole genome shotgun sequence genome has a segment encoding these proteins:
- the NMRAL1 gene encoding nmrA-like family domain-containing protein 1: protein MAGKKLIVVFGATGAQGGGVARALLDDGSFKVRAVTRSPRKKEAEELRRRGAELVKADQDDEASLERALAGAYGAFIVTNFWEHCSKEKEIEQGRRLADLSKRQGLQHVVFSGLENVQQLTGGRLEVLHFDGKGVVEEHFQKIGVPTTIIRLPFYFENFLSIFKPQKAPQGDALVLELPMGDTPMDGMAVEDLGPVVLSLLKSPGEYIGQVIGLSTGKLTEAEYAAILSQQTGKTVTASKISPEEYEKRDFPGAKELAAMFRFYALRPDRSVALTMKLNPRARTFQQWVGDNKNAF, encoded by the exons ATGGCCGGGAAGAAGCTGATCGTGGTGTTCGGGGCCACCG GGGCCCAGGGCGGCGGCGTGGCCCGGGCGCTGCTGGACGATGGGAGCTTCAAGGTGCGCGCCGTGACGCGGAGCCCCAGGAAGAAGGAGGCGGAGGAGCTGAGGCGCAGGGGAGCCGAGCTGGTGAAGGCAGATCAGGACGATGAGGCGTCGCTGGAGCGGGCCTTGGCCGGTGCCTACGGAGCCTTTATTGTCACCAACTTCTGGGAGCACTGCAGCAAGGAGAAGGAAATCGAGCAG GGACGGCGTCTGGCTGATCTGTCCAAGCGCCAGGGCCTGCAGCACGTGGTGTTCAGTGGGCTGGAGAACGTGCAGCAGCTGACAGGGGGCCGGCTGGAGGTGCTGCACTTCGATGGCAAAGGCGTGGTGGAGGAGCACTTCCAGAAAATCGGGGTTCCCACCACCATCATCCGCCTGCCCTTCTACTTTGAGAACTTCCTCTCCATCTTCAAGCCACAGAAGGCCCCGCAGGGAGACGCCCTTGTGCTGG agctgcccaTGGGGGACACCCCCATGGATGGGATGGCTGTGGAGGACCTTGGGCCCGTTGTACTTTCCCTGCTGAAGTCCCCAGGGGAGTACATTGGCCAGGTGATAGGACTCAGCACGGGCAAGCTCACCGAGGCAGAGTATGCTGCCATCCTCTCCCAGCAGACGGGCAAGACTGTGACAGCCAGCAAG ATCTCCCCTGAGGAGTACGAGAAGCGGGACTTCCCTGGGGCCAAGGAGCTGGCTGCCATGTTCCGTTTCTACGCCCTGAGGCCCGACCGCAGCGTGGCCCTGACCATGAAGCTGAACCCCAGGGCCCGAACCTTCCAGCAGTGGGTGGGGGACAACAAGAACGCCTTCTga